A genomic window from Ignavibacteria bacterium includes:
- a CDS encoding NUDIX hydrolase yields MSWKKLKSEYILNSKWLKVRKDTVKINDELVVNDYYIMENKDVAIIFPVIDEKHVMLKKEYRYPIDKITLELPGGTFDESKEDALSAAKRELLEETGLGSDSWINFGEFYDYPTKDTHKMHLFLAKNCIKTAEPIIDPQEEIELVKIPIDELEELVKNNTIEVTGSMACIYRALLYLKDK; encoded by the coding sequence ATGAGCTGGAAAAAATTAAAAAGCGAATACATACTTAATTCCAAATGGCTGAAAGTACGGAAAGATACTGTCAAGATAAATGATGAGCTGGTTGTTAATGATTATTACATAATGGAAAATAAAGATGTTGCAATTATTTTTCCTGTTATAGATGAAAAACATGTAATGCTTAAGAAGGAATATCGCTACCCTATAGATAAAATAACACTGGAATTACCGGGCGGTACGTTTGATGAATCAAAAGAAGATGCTCTTTCTGCGGCAAAGCGTGAACTTCTGGAAGAGACAGGTTTAGGCTCAGATAGCTGGATAAACTTTGGTGAATTTTATGATTACCCTACAAAGGATACACATAAAATGCACCTCTTTTTGGCAAAAAATTGCATAAAAACGGCAGAACCAATAATTGACCCACAGGAAGAAATTGAGCTGGTAAAAATTCCGATTGATGAACTTGAAGAGTTAGTAAAAAATAACACTATAGAGGTAACTGGCTCAATGGCTTGTATATACAGGGCATTGTTGTATTTGAAGGATAAATAA
- a CDS encoding fibronectin type III domain-containing protein, producing the protein MKIEKFYATHGDTEGDIDLQWEPSKDSKYYVLEMCMKKNGNPGWKTIDMVSRSSYKVTGLKKNVTYSFRVASVTSKGQGKWSSEISKRI; encoded by the coding sequence TTGAAAATTGAAAAATTCTACGCTACGCATGGAGATACCGAAGGAGATATTGATCTTCAATGGGAGCCATCAAAGGATTCTAAATATTATGTACTGGAAATGTGTATGAAAAAAAACGGAAATCCCGGTTGGAAAACCATAGACATGGTTTCAAGATCAAGCTATAAAGTTACCGGTTTAAAGAAGAATGTCACTTATAGCTTCCGGGTTGCAAGTGTTACTTCAAAAGGGCAGGGCAAATGGAGCAGTGAAATATCAAAAAGAATATAA
- a CDS encoding SBBP repeat-containing protein produces the protein MKTNLFTLFLIVIVILMFNAGVSSAQVGEIWTQRYNGPADSTEFLSAMTVDLEGNVYVTGSSIGSSGAYYDIVTIKYNNNGSVQWLQRYNGPADSTDIGNSIIVDGSGNVYITGESYGVGTKSDIITIKYNSSGVQQWLQRFNGPENMQDEGRQILLDASGNLFVRGVTLTGATSYDYIVLKYNSSGMQQWMKTYNGTGSSSDSPSDLKIDASGNVYITGYSTGVGTGYDWLTIKYDPTGTQLWEKRFNGPGNSTDVANSLAVDASGNIYVTGFTGGNGTGNDITTIKYNSSGIQQWIQTYNGPGNANDNARSLVLDADGNVYITGYSAGVSSGSDYTTIKYNSSGAQQWLVTYNGPGNAGEDAFSLVLDAAGNIYITGSSVGSGTDYDYATVKYNQSGVQQWVQRYNGTGNSYDESRPLAIDTSGNVYVAGTSRGSNTARDYATIKYSQTIGIQNISSEIPKGFSLSQNYPNPFNPVTNIRLNIAKSGFVLMKVYDITGKEVAVLVNEDLSAGVYNVDFDASMLSSGTYFYSMETAGFRDVKKMVVVK, from the coding sequence ATGAAAACAAATTTATTCACGCTATTTTTAATTGTAATTGTAATACTGATGTTTAATGCCGGGGTTTCAAGTGCACAGGTTGGTGAAATATGGACTCAAAGATATAATGGACCTGCGGACAGTACGGAATTTTTAAGTGCGATGACAGTTGACCTGGAAGGAAATGTATATGTTACGGGCAGCAGCATTGGCAGCAGCGGAGCTTATTATGATATTGTTACTATCAAATATAATAATAACGGTTCTGTTCAGTGGCTGCAAAGATATAACGGACCTGCGGACAGTACGGATATAGGAAATTCAATAATTGTCGATGGTTCCGGAAATGTTTACATAACGGGAGAAAGTTATGGAGTCGGAACAAAAAGCGATATAATAACCATCAAATACAACTCTTCGGGTGTACAGCAGTGGCTGCAAAGATTTAATGGACCGGAAAATATGCAGGATGAGGGAAGACAAATACTCCTTGATGCTTCGGGTAACCTGTTTGTAAGAGGTGTTACATTAACCGGCGCAACCAGTTATGACTATATTGTTCTGAAATATAATTCGTCCGGAATGCAGCAATGGATGAAAACTTATAACGGTACAGGAAGCTCGTCTGACTCACCTTCTGACTTAAAGATCGATGCTTCGGGTAATGTATATATCACGGGTTACAGCACAGGTGTTGGTACCGGATATGACTGGTTAACAATTAAATATGACCCAACCGGCACCCAGCTATGGGAAAAAAGGTTTAACGGACCCGGAAATTCAACGGATGTAGCAAATTCACTTGCTGTAGATGCCTCCGGAAACATTTACGTAACAGGTTTCACCGGCGGTAACGGAACAGGAAATGACATTACAACAATAAAATATAACTCTTCAGGAATTCAGCAGTGGATACAAACTTATAACGGACCCGGAAATGCAAATGACAATGCAAGATCTTTGGTTCTTGATGCGGACGGAAATGTATATATCACAGGTTACAGCGCAGGCGTTTCCTCAGGGTCAGACTATACGACAATAAAATATAACTCTTCAGGCGCTCAGCAATGGCTCGTAACTTATAACGGACCCGGAAACGCCGGTGAAGATGCATTTTCTTTGGTTCTTGATGCTGCCGGAAATATTTACATCACAGGCTCAAGCGTTGGCAGCGGTACAGATTATGACTATGCGACAGTAAAATATAATCAATCGGGTGTTCAGCAGTGGGTGCAAAGATATAACGGAACCGGAAATTCATATGACGAATCAAGACCTTTGGCAATTGATACTTCCGGAAACGTGTATGTTGCCGGAACCAGCCGGGGCAGCAATACCGCCAGAGATTACGCAACGATAAAATATTCACAGACAATTGGCATTCAAAATATCAGCAGCGAAATACCCAAAGGTTTCTCGCTTTCACAGAATTATCCTAACCCGTTCAACCCGGTCACCAATATCCGTTTGAATATTGCTAAATCCGGGTTCGTTTTGATGAAAGTATATGATATCACAGGAAAAGAGGTTGCTGTACTGGTAAATGAAGATCTTTCAGCGGGTGTTTATAATGTGGATTTCGATGCTTCCATGCTTTCATCAGGCACATATTTTTACAGCATGGAAACAGCCGGTTTCCGCGATGTTAAAAAGATGGTGGTTGTAAAGTAA
- a CDS encoding SBBP repeat-containing protein, with protein MKSIITIIAIMIICSPRDTSSQVSQQWAKRYNSTGTANDYARAITFDAAGNVYVTGSANNDYLTIKYSPSGDTLWKAVYSGPANDNDTPKDIYVDAAGNVYITGSSFGNSSETDYATIKYDANGNQLWVQRYNGTNNDNDEAVSVAVDGSGNVYAGGWSSTLSGSTDFVIVKYSPAGSQLWTRTYNGTSGGNEFMSKMIIDAAGNIYAAGRSRGVSNDDFLTVKYNSSGTLQWASRLDGNGNGNDDAVSLTVDNLGNVIVTGYTLGNGTAKDYTTVKYNNAGVQQWIKNYNRISASEDVPVGIVNDQQGNVYITGYCTGLNTTSLDYMTIAYNSNGTQLWAKSFNSGLVGADDKASSIDIDGSGNIYVTGSTISSGSDFDFGTVKYSPAGEVQWTILYENIVAVDDNAVMVKADNNGNVYVTGLSSGFSGVDFMTVKYSQPIGITQLGTEVPEGFSLGQNYPNPFNPVTNIRIQMPNSGLVKLTVFDITGKETAVLINGNLSAGTYNIDFDASHLASGTYFYRMVVGDNTHKGENGFTDVKKMILVK; from the coding sequence ATGAAAAGTATAATAACAATAATTGCGATAATGATCATCTGCTCGCCGCGTGACACAAGCTCACAGGTAAGCCAGCAGTGGGCAAAAAGATACAATTCAACCGGTACGGCTAATGATTACGCCAGGGCAATTACTTTTGACGCAGCAGGAAATGTATACGTAACAGGCTCGGCAAACAATGATTACTTAACGATCAAATATTCGCCCTCTGGTGATACCCTGTGGAAAGCTGTATACAGCGGACCCGCAAACGATAACGATACTCCGAAGGATATTTACGTTGATGCTGCCGGAAATGTTTACATAACCGGCTCCAGCTTCGGGAACAGCAGTGAAACTGATTATGCAACAATTAAATATGATGCAAACGGTAACCAGCTTTGGGTTCAGAGATATAACGGAACAAATAACGATAACGATGAGGCGGTAAGCGTGGCAGTTGATGGTTCGGGGAATGTATATGCCGGCGGCTGGTCATCAACGCTGAGCGGCAGTACTGATTTTGTGATCGTAAAATATTCACCCGCTGGTTCTCAATTATGGACAAGAACCTATAACGGAACATCAGGCGGGAATGAATTTATGAGTAAAATGATAATTGATGCTGCCGGAAATATCTATGCCGCAGGCAGAAGCAGGGGTGTATCCAATGATGATTTCCTTACGGTAAAATATAACAGCTCGGGAACGCTGCAATGGGCATCCAGGCTGGACGGTAACGGCAACGGAAATGACGATGCGGTATCGCTGACAGTAGATAATTTGGGTAATGTTATTGTTACCGGTTACACTTTGGGCAACGGAACAGCAAAAGATTACACAACCGTAAAATACAATAATGCAGGTGTTCAGCAGTGGATAAAGAACTATAACAGGATCTCAGCAAGCGAAGATGTACCGGTTGGAATAGTTAATGACCAGCAGGGAAATGTTTATATAACCGGTTACTGCACGGGGCTGAATACAACATCGCTTGATTATATGACAATTGCCTATAATTCCAACGGTACTCAGCTTTGGGCAAAAAGCTTCAACAGCGGACTGGTTGGCGCTGATGATAAAGCTTCTTCAATTGATATCGACGGCTCTGGTAATATTTACGTAACGGGCAGCACAATAAGCAGCGGAAGTGATTTTGATTTTGGTACGGTAAAATATTCACCGGCCGGAGAAGTACAGTGGACAATTTTATATGAGAACATTGTTGCCGTGGATGACAATGCAGTAATGGTGAAAGCAGATAATAACGGTAATGTATATGTAACGGGTTTATCATCGGGATTTTCAGGGGTTGATTTTATGACAGTAAAATACTCGCAGCCCATCGGTATAACGCAGCTCGGCACTGAAGTGCCGGAAGGTTTTTCCCTGGGGCAGAACTACCCTAACCCGTTTAATCCGGTGACAAATATCAGGATTCAAATGCCAAACAGCGGATTAGTAAAGCTTACTGTATTTGATATTACGGGCAAAGAAACTGCGGTATTGATTAATGGAAATCTGAGTGCGGGAACATATAATATCGATTTTGATGCATCACATCTTGCATCAGGAACATATTTTTACAGGATGGTTGTTGGTGACAACACCCACAAAGGGGAAAATGGTTTTACCGACGTAAAGAAAATGATTTTGGTGAAGTAG
- a CDS encoding T9SS type A sorting domain-containing protein — protein MLNKTIATFILSIALIAGSLHAQMFWNQAAKFENGGYIACPNTLSLNIIGSLTMEAWVYPTVNSGVRYIIFKGNASNGYYLRLNSNNTVSLGTNGTNRITSTAVIPAGKWSHVAGSYDVSINGYKLFVNGLEDASVISIINSTPNNNTDSLLIGKFGANTFTGLMDEVRIWTKAVNPTMVRRSFRTSLSISNGQYVSLLFSMPFQRINSSGTSFTIQDLSLNPISVNPTYNRGVTAVDLSSRPSDYLSGNESLVFEGNNDSYAEIATNSLNSITGAMTIEAWINITGSSAVNQYIIHKNAPGGNGYRLMVNSSQKLSFSINNSVFNSGSAVIEYNKWYHVAWVVSASGSSSLYINGNLDAFYGSSGTPAANPEPVYIGRGLKGNIDELRVYKFERSVGDIKKYMFESMDETNAPAGDCFVFNFDGSAWAQKNFQVYTLNGNTFLSNTAAFNSTSSPLVRADNINFREGFYKKVSDRRIPVTGTQGGMTDDSIFIPDNVNINDVNLYLSFNHGAAEQLVVTLISPTGQSYQFMNGYVSPALGNNFTTIFDDQADSILANNKYYNLLPRVKTTGSINSAFTGNSSAGVWKLRINDVSGLEIGYLAAWGIQINNSPVIGIQNISGEVPERFSLGQNYPNPFNPKTNIRIQLPNSGFVKLTVFDITGKETAVLVNEELSAGAYNIDFDASQLASGTYFYRMETAGFTDVKKMILLK, from the coding sequence ATGTTAAACAAAACAATTGCAACTTTCATCTTAAGCATAGCGCTTATAGCGGGATCGCTGCATGCGCAGATGTTCTGGAACCAGGCAGCAAAGTTTGAAAATGGCGGATACATCGCCTGCCCAAACACGCTTTCGCTGAATATAATTGGCAGCCTGACAATGGAGGCGTGGGTTTACCCCACTGTTAATTCCGGGGTAAGGTATATCATATTCAAGGGGAACGCATCCAACGGTTACTATCTTAGACTGAATTCAAACAACACGGTATCACTTGGAACTAACGGTACCAACAGGATAACAAGCACGGCGGTAATTCCGGCCGGTAAATGGAGCCATGTTGCAGGGTCGTACGATGTTTCAATTAATGGTTACAAATTGTTTGTGAACGGTCTTGAAGACGCATCTGTGATAAGTATAATTAACAGCACGCCTAACAATAACACCGATTCATTATTGATAGGTAAATTCGGGGCAAACACTTTTACAGGTTTGATGGATGAAGTGCGGATATGGACAAAGGCAGTAAATCCTACCATGGTAAGAAGAAGTTTCAGAACATCACTTTCAATTTCAAACGGGCAATATGTATCGCTGCTGTTTTCAATGCCGTTCCAGAGAATAAACAGTTCGGGTACATCATTTACGATTCAGGACCTTTCACTTAACCCTATCTCGGTGAATCCCACATATAACCGCGGTGTAACAGCGGTTGATCTCAGCAGCAGACCTTCGGATTATTTAAGCGGGAACGAATCACTGGTTTTTGAAGGAAACAATGATTCTTATGCCGAAATAGCAACCAATTCCCTCAACAGCATTACCGGCGCTATGACAATTGAGGCATGGATAAATATAACAGGCTCTTCGGCAGTAAATCAATACATAATCCATAAAAATGCGCCCGGCGGTAACGGCTACAGGCTAATGGTGAACAGCTCACAGAAACTAAGTTTTTCAATTAACAATTCCGTTTTCAACAGCGGCTCTGCTGTAATTGAATACAACAAATGGTATCATGTAGCATGGGTTGTTTCCGCATCGGGCAGTTCCTCGCTCTATATCAACGGCAATCTTGATGCATTCTACGGATCATCGGGTACACCGGCAGCAAATCCCGAACCGGTATATATAGGCAGAGGGCTAAAGGGCAACATTGATGAGTTGCGGGTATATAAATTTGAGCGCTCAGTTGGTGATATTAAAAAATATATGTTTGAATCCATGGATGAAACAAACGCTCCTGCGGGTGATTGTTTTGTATTTAATTTCGATGGTTCTGCCTGGGCACAGAAAAACTTTCAGGTTTATACATTAAACGGAAATACTTTCTTATCAAATACTGCAGCATTTAACAGTACTTCAAGTCCGCTTGTAAGAGCTGATAATATTAATTTTCGTGAAGGATTCTATAAAAAGGTTTCAGACCGCAGGATCCCGGTAACGGGCACGCAGGGCGGAATGACTGATGATTCAATATTTATTCCGGATAATGTAAACATCAATGATGTAAACCTGTATCTGAGTTTTAACCATGGCGCAGCGGAGCAGCTTGTTGTAACGCTTATTTCACCAACCGGTCAAAGTTACCAGTTTATGAACGGTTACGTGAGTCCTGCTTTGGGTAATAATTTCACAACAATTTTTGATGACCAGGCTGACAGCATTCTGGCAAACAACAAATATTATAACCTTCTTCCGCGGGTTAAGACGACCGGCAGTATTAACAGCGCTTTCACCGGGAACAGTTCCGCCGGAGTATGGAAACTCAGGATCAATGATGTCTCGGGGCTGGAAATTGGATATTTAGCTGCATGGGGAATTCAGATCAACAACTCACCCGTAATCGGCATACAAAACATTTCAGGTGAAGTACCGGAAAGATTTTCCTTAGGGCAGAACTATCCGAATCCGTTTAACCCAAAAACAAATATCAGGATCCAATTACCAAACAGTGGTTTTGTGAAACTCACAGTATTCGATATCACGGGCAAAGAAACTGCGGTACTTGTGAATGAAGAACTGAGTGCGGGCGCGTATAATATAGATTTTGATGCATCGCAGCTTGCATCAGGAACATATTTTTACAGGATGGAAACTGCAGGATTTACTGATGTTAAAAAAATGATATTACTGAAATAA
- a CDS encoding SBBP repeat-containing protein, with translation MKTIILIILIGLTIECTSQIMPEPSYINQLWKAEFGAENQKGMTVDAAGNIYVIGTIFNESFDWLIIKYSPSGERLWFTQFNEDYGGDRDDIPHAIAVDNLGNVYVTGESYYLSADYLTIKYNSQGTELWQKRYGGPGQDIALGIALDENRNVYVTGKEMTSVNLNCVTLKYSSGGTLLWEKSYDGPSGNYDMGKVIAAASDGSIYVAGSTETPANGYDYLLIKYNSSGTEQWVRTFDGPAHGTDGVRNMVLGYNSSIFITGISEGAGTDYDYLTVRYNAAGYIQWSKRYNGPVNGEDQAVSLAVDDIGNTYVTGYSMSNLGYDYATVKYSLNGTFQWLKREDGSNASDDYAGDIAVDDDGDIYVTGHFKKANDNYLMATVKYSSSGSQKWVKKYNVSGKVSEGRNIFVDGSENIIIAGMSDQSGSGHGWYEQFLVVKYTQNPYIIVNRNGIPTEFSLSQNYPNPFNPVTKISFSIPDNSYTRLTVYDISGKLAAELVNGVLEAGSYNIDFNASQLASGTYFYRMETAGFTDVKKMILIK, from the coding sequence ATGAAAACAATAATATTAATAATTTTAATCGGATTAACGATAGAGTGCACTTCGCAGATAATGCCTGAGCCATCATATATAAACCAGTTATGGAAAGCGGAATTTGGCGCAGAGAACCAGAAAGGTATGACAGTTGATGCTGCCGGAAATATTTATGTTATCGGTACGATTTTTAACGAAAGCTTTGACTGGCTGATAATAAAATACAGTCCTTCCGGTGAAAGGCTTTGGTTTACGCAATTCAATGAAGATTACGGCGGCGATCGTGATGATATACCGCATGCAATAGCTGTTGATAACTTAGGCAATGTATACGTTACGGGTGAAAGCTATTATTTATCAGCTGATTACCTTACTATAAAATATAATTCCCAGGGAACTGAACTGTGGCAAAAAAGATACGGCGGCCCGGGTCAGGATATTGCACTGGGAATTGCGCTGGACGAGAACAGAAATGTGTATGTCACCGGAAAAGAAATGACAAGCGTTAACCTTAACTGCGTAACTTTAAAATATTCTTCAGGCGGAACGCTCCTGTGGGAAAAATCGTACGACGGTCCTTCCGGCAATTACGATATGGGAAAAGTAATTGCCGCTGCTTCAGACGGAAGCATCTATGTTGCAGGCAGCACTGAAACCCCTGCAAACGGGTATGACTATTTGCTTATTAAGTATAATTCATCGGGAACAGAACAATGGGTAAGGACTTTTGACGGTCCCGCGCATGGAACTGATGGTGTCAGAAATATGGTACTGGGGTATAACAGCAGTATTTTTATTACAGGAATAAGTGAAGGCGCAGGAACAGATTATGATTACCTTACAGTAAGGTATAATGCAGCCGGATATATTCAGTGGTCAAAAAGATATAACGGCCCTGTAAACGGAGAAGACCAGGCAGTATCACTTGCGGTTGATGATATCGGGAATACATATGTAACGGGATACAGTATGTCAAATTTGGGATATGACTATGCAACCGTAAAATACAGCCTTAACGGAACTTTCCAGTGGTTAAAAAGGGAAGATGGCAGCAATGCATCTGATGATTATGCCGGTGATATTGCTGTTGATGATGACGGTGATATATATGTAACGGGTCATTTTAAAAAAGCCAACGATAACTACCTGATGGCAACGGTAAAATACAGCTCTTCGGGCAGCCAGAAGTGGGTCAAAAAATATAATGTTTCGGGGAAGGTAAGTGAAGGGAGGAATATTTTTGTTGACGGATCTGAGAATATTATTATTGCCGGTATGAGCGACCAATCCGGAAGCGGCCACGGATGGTACGAGCAGTTTCTAGTTGTAAAATACACACAAAATCCGTATATAATTGTGAACAGAAACGGAATACCCACTGAATTCTCGCTTTCGCAGAATTATCCTAATCCTTTTAACCCGGTAACAAAAATATCTTTCAGTATCCCTGATAATTCGTACACAAGGCTTACGGTGTATGATATTTCAGGCAAACTGGCAGCTGAGCTTGTTAACGGTGTGCTTGAAGCAGGCTCGTATAATATAGATTTCAATGCATCGCAGCTTGCATCAGGAACATATTTTTACAGGATGGAAACTGCAGGATTTACTGATGTTAAAAAAATGATCCTGATAAAGTAA
- a CDS encoding DUF3592 domain-containing protein has translation MDKYENAIDRTLNTVNSVYSTGRRIGYVVMGLFFMFTSIVLFAAGIYLYKTRINEAATFTKTTGTVIELKEVKGNVDVGTTYKPILKYKDKNGREFIYTSANSSDPPAYDVGEKVDMFYNEANPEEAFIDSVWEKWTGTAALFICAVIIFPIGIWLIYSGFKRNKPAKNMSSNTNSGTSSYVSIG, from the coding sequence ATGGATAAATATGAAAACGCAATAGATAGAACCCTGAACACGGTTAACTCTGTTTACAGTACAGGCAGAAGGATTGGTTATGTTGTTATGGGTCTTTTTTTTATGTTCACTTCCATTGTACTCTTTGCTGCAGGGATATACTTATACAAGACCCGTATCAACGAAGCAGCTACATTTACAAAAACCACGGGCACGGTAATTGAGCTGAAAGAAGTGAAGGGTAATGTGGATGTGGGAACAACCTATAAGCCTATATTGAAGTACAAAGATAAAAACGGCAGGGAATTTATTTATACTTCTGCAAATTCCAGTGACCCGCCTGCATATGATGTTGGCGAAAAGGTCGATATGTTTTACAATGAAGCAAATCCTGAAGAGGCTTTTATAGATTCCGTTTGGGAAAAGTGGACCGGGACTGCAGCTCTTTTTATATGCGCTGTAATTATATTCCCCATAGGAATATGGCTGATTTATTCAGGGTTTAAAAGGAATAAGCCGGCGAAAAATATGAGCTCTAATACTAACAGCGGAACTTCATCGTATGTGAGTATTGGGTGA